A stretch of Methanomassiliicoccales archaeon DNA encodes these proteins:
- a CDS encoding AbrB/MazE/SpoVT family DNA-binding domain-containing protein produces the protein MPRKRNVVRVGRRGQMVLPKAVREALGVTEGDQLWVEVEGNRVILRPVSSLVQESLGSLRGTWGEEIGSYLKEEREAWDKGS, from the coding sequence ATGCCGAGGAAGAGGAACGTAGTGCGGGTGGGTCGGCGGGGGCAGATGGTTCTTCCCAAGGCGGTGCGGGAGGCCCTGGGCGTAACCGAGGGCGACCAGCTTTGGGTGGAGGTGGAAGGAAACCGGGTCATCCTTAGACCCGTTTCCTCGCTCGTTCAGGAAAGCCTGGGCTCGCTCCGGGGCACCTGGGGCGAAGAGATCGGTTCCTACCTCAAAGAGGAGCGCGAGGCTTGGGACAAGGGGAGCTAG
- a CDS encoding PIN domain-containing protein: protein MGQGELAFLSRHKRIGLDTVLFIYHLEGTEPYSRFTTKLFTALSRGRLSALASSLVLAELLVRPFDLGDEEKIRACEVFLQGLPGLEVHSVDERVAKEGARLRARYGLRTPDALHLATALVHGATAFLTNDQEFRKAQGCGLEILLLDEIFSV from the coding sequence TTGGGACAAGGGGAGCTAGCTTTCCTTTCCCGCCATAAACGAATCGGGTTAGATACCGTCCTTTTCATCTACCACCTGGAAGGAACAGAACCTTATTCCCGGTTCACCACAAAACTTTTCACCGCCCTTTCCCGGGGAAGGCTTTCTGCTCTCGCTTCGAGCCTCGTCCTTGCGGAGCTTTTGGTCCGGCCGTTCGATCTCGGCGATGAAGAAAAAATCCGGGCCTGCGAGGTTTTCCTTCAGGGACTTCCCGGCTTAGAGGTCCACTCGGTGGATGAGAGGGTGGCGAAGGAGGGTGCGCGCCTTCGGGCCCGCTACGGCCTTCGCACACCCGATGCCCTTCACCTGGCCACGGCACTGGTCCATGGGGCCACTGCCTTCCTCACGAACGACCAGGAGTTCCGCAAGGCCCAGGGCTGCGGGCTGGAAATCCTCCTTCTGGACGAAATTTTTTCCGTCTAG